A genomic region of Caulobacter vibrioides contains the following coding sequences:
- the sseA gene encoding 3-mercaptopyruvate sulfurtransferase, with protein MSTPSDPLVTTAWLAQHLDAPDVRVVDASWHMPAAQRDPHQEFLAAHIPGAVFFDIDEIADETTDLPHMIPTPTKFASRVRKLGLGDGSRIVVYDSTGILPAARVWWHFRAMGHEDVVVLDGGLPKWISEGRTIEDGPAFTQERHFTPRYQADVYRSLEQMRDIVATGREQVVDARAAGRFEGVDPEPRAGLRGGHMPGARNIPLSALIAPDGTMLSPEKLKPVFEAAGVDINRPVVSTCGSGITASVVALALARMGKPRSAVYDGSWTEWGGLADTPVVTGPAQ; from the coding sequence ATGAGCACCCCGTCCGATCCGCTGGTCACCACCGCCTGGTTGGCCCAGCATCTCGACGCTCCCGACGTGCGCGTGGTCGACGCTTCCTGGCACATGCCCGCCGCCCAGCGCGACCCGCACCAGGAGTTCCTGGCGGCGCATATTCCAGGCGCGGTGTTCTTCGACATCGACGAGATCGCCGACGAGACCACCGACCTTCCCCACATGATCCCGACGCCGACCAAGTTCGCCTCGCGGGTTCGCAAGCTGGGCCTGGGCGATGGCTCGCGGATCGTGGTGTACGACAGCACCGGAATCCTGCCGGCGGCCCGCGTCTGGTGGCATTTCCGGGCGATGGGTCACGAGGACGTCGTGGTGCTGGACGGCGGGCTTCCCAAGTGGATCTCCGAGGGTCGCACGATCGAGGATGGTCCGGCCTTTACGCAAGAACGGCACTTCACGCCGCGCTATCAGGCCGACGTCTATCGCTCGCTCGAGCAGATGCGCGACATCGTGGCCACGGGTCGCGAGCAGGTCGTCGATGCGCGCGCTGCGGGTCGCTTCGAGGGCGTCGATCCGGAACCCCGCGCGGGCCTGCGCGGCGGCCACATGCCTGGAGCCCGCAACATCCCCCTGTCGGCCCTGATCGCGCCGGACGGGACCATGCTGTCGCCGGAAAAGCTGAAGCCGGTCTTCGAGGCCGCCGGCGTGGACATCAACAGACCTGTGGTCTCGACCTGCGGCTCGGGCATCACCGCCTCGGTCGTGGCCCTGGCGCTAGCGCGCATGGGCAAGCCCCGTTCGGCGGTCTATGACG
- a CDS encoding cysteine synthase A: MTALPSVLDAIGNTPLIRLARASQITGCEILGKAEFMNPGQSVKDRAALAIIRDAEAKGLLRPGGRIVEGTAGNTGIGLAMVASALGYKTTIVIPRTQSQEKKDAIRLLGAELVEVDAVPYSNPDNYVRYSGRLADELAKTEPNGVIWANQFDNTANRDAHYRSTGPEIFEQTSGKVDGFICAVGSGGTLAGVAAALRERKPSVRIGLADPYGAALYAWYKDGELKSEGSSISEGIGQGRITANLEGLAIDDPFRVSDEEMLEVLYDLVQHEGLCLGGSAGINVAGAIKLAKAMGPGHTIVTVLCDHGSRYQSKLFNPVFLKEKGLPTPPWM; this comes from the coding sequence GCGTCCTCGACGCGATCGGAAACACGCCCCTGATCCGCCTGGCTCGCGCGAGCCAGATCACGGGCTGCGAGATCCTGGGCAAGGCCGAGTTCATGAACCCGGGACAGTCGGTGAAGGACCGCGCCGCCCTCGCGATCATTCGCGACGCGGAGGCCAAGGGCCTGCTGAGGCCCGGCGGCCGGATCGTGGAGGGCACGGCGGGCAACACCGGCATCGGCCTGGCCATGGTCGCCTCGGCGCTGGGCTACAAGACGACCATCGTCATCCCGCGCACCCAGAGCCAGGAGAAGAAGGACGCCATCCGGTTGCTGGGCGCCGAACTGGTCGAGGTGGACGCTGTCCCGTACTCCAACCCCGACAACTATGTCCGCTATTCCGGGCGCTTGGCCGACGAACTCGCCAAGACAGAACCGAACGGCGTGATCTGGGCCAACCAGTTCGACAATACCGCCAACCGCGACGCGCACTATCGCAGCACAGGCCCGGAAATCTTTGAGCAAACAAGCGGTAAGGTCGACGGCTTCATCTGCGCCGTCGGCTCGGGCGGCACGCTGGCCGGCGTCGCCGCCGCGCTGCGTGAACGCAAGCCCAGCGTCAGGATCGGTCTGGCCGATCCCTACGGCGCGGCGCTGTACGCCTGGTACAAGGACGGCGAACTGAAATCGGAAGGCTCCTCGATCAGCGAGGGCATCGGCCAGGGTCGGATCACGGCCAATCTCGAGGGGCTGGCGATCGACGATCCGTTCCGCGTCTCCGACGAGGAGATGCTGGAGGTGCTCTATGACCTCGTGCAACACGAAGGCCTCTGCCTGGGCGGATCGGCCGGGATCAATGTCGCCGGCGCGATCAAGCTGGCCAAGGCGATGGGGCCCGGCCACACCATCGTGACGGTGCTGTGCGACCACGGCTCGCGCTACCAGTCCAAGCTCTTCAACCCCGTCTTCCTTAAGGAAAAGGGTCTGCCGACGCCGCCCTGGATGTAG